In Palaemon carinicauda isolate YSFRI2023 chromosome 38, ASM3689809v2, whole genome shotgun sequence, a single window of DNA contains:
- the LOC137630294 gene encoding uncharacterized protein, protein MVSIPTRGNNILDLFFTNNSDAINYISAEKTIFSDHNLLKIHTTYNKSHSPEMATPTEKNPFSKLNFFNSQVNWDLLNAQLQCTDWESEPHVDNPEVMLNDFLKTILRACEGNVPTGKLPATRRSHIPRDRKVLMRRRANLNRQMQTTKSDTRKNSLQAKISHIENELKDSHEKQRDWEETRAVCNIKANPKFFFKYYKKFSKMQVKVGPLQSGNGMMSNTPEETCQILSQQYTRIFLQPTTAKIVLEPAEFFKVHTQHHFTLVNIPFTITDVQEAISELKINSAAGPDGVPSILLLRCKEALALPLYKIWRCSLDTGNIASILKEAIISPIHKGRDRSQAKNYRPVALISHLIKVEGDPERDFCTACQKAFNAELTSIKRHSISEIHLKKERELDLGQNELDGNIKEKTPNGVVMATILFACFIAEHILPFTTADNLVDLMKRMFPDSQSSSMKRTKYTDVIKTMGRTVTNSLAKKLRTSKFPVIMDESTDVSTIKSCAVIVRFYDSSVQKITTAMLDLVNLYDSDNNA, encoded by the exons ATGGTGTCCataccaaccaggggaaacaatATACTTGACCTGTTTTTCACCAATAACAGTGATGCAATTAACTACATCTCGGCTGAAAAGACCATCTTCTCTGACCATAATCTCCTCAAGATACACACTACTTACAACAAATCACATTCCCCAGAAATGGCTACACCAACAGAGAAGAACCCTTTCTCCAAACTAAACTTCTTCAACAGCCAAGTGAATTGGGATCTCCTAAATGCCCAACTACAGTGCACTGACTGGGAGTCAGAACCCCATGTTGACAACCCTGAGGTAATGCTGAATGACTTTCTAAAAACCATCCTCAGGGCCTGTGAAGGTAATGTGCCAACAGGAAAACTGCCAGCCACCAGAAGAAGCCACATACCAAGGGACAGAAAAGTGCTTATGAGGCGACGGGCGAACTTAAATAGACAAATGCAAACGACAAAGAGTGACACCCGGAAAAACTCACTGCAAGCTAAGATCTCACATATAGAAAATGAACTCAAGGATTCACACGAGAAGCAACGTGACTGGGAAGAAACGCGGGCAGTGTGCAACATCAAGGCCAACcctaaatttttctttaagtacTACAAGAAATTTTCCAAAATGCAAGTCAAGGTTGGACCACTTCAGTCAGGAAATGGGATGATGTCAAACACCCCTGAGGAAACATGTCAGATTCTCTCCCAGCAGTATACCAGAATCTTCTTGCAACCTACAACCGCCAAGATTGTTCTCGAACCTGCTGAGTTCTTTAAGGTGCACACCCAACATCACTTTACTCTCGTGAACATCCCTTTCACCATAACTGATGTACAGGAAGCCATCAGTGAACTAAAAATCAACTCTGCTGCTGGACCAGATGGTGTGCCATCCATCCTTTTACTAAGATGCAAGGAAGCTCTGGCGCTCCCTCTCTACAAAATCTGGCGCTGCTCCCTGGACACTGGCAATATAGCATCAATATTAAAAGAGGCCATCATCTCCCCAATCCATAAAGGGAGAGATAGAAGCCAAGCCAAAAACTACAGGCCAGTGGCCCTCATCTCCCATCTCATCaaa GTTGAAGGAGACCCAGAGAGGGATTTCTGCACTGCCTGCCAAaaagcatttaatgccgaattaacATCAATCAAAAGGCATAGCATCAGTGAAATTCATCTTAAAAAGGAACGCGAGCTTGATCTTGGTCAGAATGAGCTGGACGGGAACATAAAGGAAAAAACACCTAATGGTGTAGTAATGGCTACCATTCTATTTGCGTGTTTCATTGCAGAACATATCTTGCCTTTCACTACTGCTGACAATTTGGTGGATTTGATGAAAAGGATGTTCCCAGACTCTCAAAGTTCATCCATGAAACGCACAAAGTATACGGATGTAATCAAAACCATGGGGAGGACCGTGACAAATAGCCTAGCAAAAAAGTTGAGGACCAGCAAATTTCCTGTCATCATGGATGAGTCAACGGATGTGAGCACAATTAAGTCCTGTGCTGTAATTGTTAGGTTTTATGATTCATCTGTGCAGAAAATCACCACTGCTATGCTAGACCTTGTTAATTTATATGACTCAGACAATAATGCCTAA